GAGGCACACACTGGATGActtacccctttctctctctttctctcctccttgcCTCTCCCCTTTCTAgatattcctccctccctccatgtctctcttcgtgtgtgtgtgtctctgagccATGATAGCCGTAGCATAGTCAGCAGACTGAGCTGTCCCATTGTAgcagtgtagcagcagcagtagcagagcTGTTGGGAACAACTGAGTATGTGGATTAGCAGTGCCTTAACTCAGCCAaaccaccactgctactactgGCCGACCTTCACAGTTGGCAGTGactacattcattacagacgtgaGGCCTAATCAATAGGAAGAGCTAGTCAGTGTGGGCTATAGGCATTACACGGGTGTCACTCCAATTGaaaagacagtgtgtgtgtgtgtgtgtgtgtgtgtgtgtgtgtgtgtgtgtgtgggtggaatatggaagggagttccatgcactcatggctctgtataatactgtacgtttccttgaatttgctCTGgatctggggactgtgaaaagacccctggtggcatgtctgttggggtaagtgtgtgtgtgtcagcgcaactcttagccaagagagactggcatggatagtattaatattagccatctgactacaatgaagagcaagatgtgccgctctgttctgggccagctgcagcctaactaggtctttctttgtaGCACTGGACAATaaatatgactggacaataaatcaaatcaaatcatcaaatcacattttattggtcacatacacatggttagcagatgttattgagagtgaagcgaaatgcttgtgcttctcgttctgacagtgcagcaatatttaacatgtaatctaacaattccacaacaactacctaacacacacacaaatctaagtaaaggaatggaataagaatatatacatatcaatatatggatgaacaatgaccgagcggcataggcacgatgcagtagatggtataaaatacagtatttacatatgagatgagtaatgcaagatatgctaacattattaaagtgacattattaaagtgactagttatccatttattaaagtggccagagatttgagtctgtatgtaggcagtagCCCCactggcagcagatccacaaggtctgccatgagaggtgactgtatagttcccttaaggaaaagcacctttagtaaatctgctttctctgtgagagcgtcccatgtctggaatacactgacatcagacacacataactgcaccacatatcacactttcacaaaatgcatgaagacatggctaaaggtcaatcagatttgtgaacataatccctagctgtgtattgccgctttccatgttgtctgttgtctgtagcttgtgaggtgtggaaacactttgtttttatggattttgtcttgttgctttttgttctatgttgctctgtctgtatgctacatcttgcttgtcctatgttgctctgtctttatgctatgtcttgcttgtcctatgttactctgcgtgtgctcactgttctatgattgtctatattgtaattgtttttaataacctgcccagggactgcggttgaaaattagccggctggctaaaaccggcacttttactgaaccgttgattaatgtgcactgtccctgtaaaaataaaataaactcaaacaaaCAAACTGTGTTAGTATggttgtttagcagtctgatggccttgagattgaagctgtttttcagtctctcggtcccagctttggtgcacctgtactgacctcgccttctggatggtagtgagatgaacaggcagtggcttggatggttgttgtccttgatgatctttttggtcttcctgtgacatcgggtgctgtaggtgtactGGAGGGCAGGTATGCTCAGTGATgctttgtgcagaccgcaccaccctctgtagagccctgcggttatgggtggtgcagttgccgtaccaggcggtgatacagcccgacaggatgctctcaattgtacatttgaaaagtttgtcagggttataggtgacaagccacatttcttcagcctcctgaggttgaagaggcactgctgcgccttcttcaccacattgtctgtgtgggtggaccatttcagtttatccttgatgtgtacgccaaggaacttaaaactttccaccttctccactgctgtcccgtcgatgtggatatgagggtgctccctctgctgtttcctgaagtccatgatcatgtcctttgttttgttgacatttagtgagaggttgttttcatgACACCACACTGTTTTcatgccctcacctcctccctatagactgtctcgtcattgttggtaatcaagcctactactgttgtgtcatctgtgaacttaatgattgagttggaggtgtgcatggccaagcagtcatgggtgaacagggagtacaagagggggctgagcaagcacccttgtggagccccagtgttgaggatcagcgaagtggagatgttgtttcctaccttcaccacctgggggcggcccgtcaagaagtccagggcccaattgcacagggcggtgttgagacccagggcctcaagcttaatgatgagcttggagggcactatggttttgaatgctgagctgtagtcaatgaacagcattcttacataggtattcatcttgtccaggtgggatagggccatgtgcagtgtgatggcgattgcatcgtctgtggacctatttggGCGGTACCCAAATTGAAGTGgctctagggtatcaggtagggtggaggtgatatgatccttgacaagtctctcaaagcacttcatgatgacagaagtgagtgctaaggggtgatagtaatttagttaTGTTACCTTAACATAAGATAAAACTATATTTCTGGAGTGTGGtgtctttattacggacagacctctccccatctttacaaccattgaatctatatattTTGACCATGACTGTTTACAATCAAAAGGTATCGCCAAGTAATTTAtcctcctcaacttgttcaacagccacaccattcattaccagattcagctgtctagaacttaaggaatgatttttaccaaatacaatgctcttagttttagagatgttcaggaccagtttattactggccacccattccaaaacagactgcaactctttgctAAAGGTTTCAGTgtcttcattagctgtggttgctgacgcATAGTGTAtgtggttgaatcatcagcatacatggacacacatgctttgtttaatgccagtggcaggcaattggtaaaaatagaaaagagtaaagGGCCTTGAGAGTAGAGCCTAGAGAAGGAAAGGTTCTCATTGAAGCGTTAGTATAAGCAGGAACTATGATACTATACTGCCACCTATTGTCTATGAATAGTACTGTCAATGTGTCGGCCTCCCTCTCGTTGTAGAGATATGACGTCATCATGCATAGCAGACACAttcctctgcccaggcgttgCTGACTCTTGCCAGATCTTATCAGGACTGAATAGGTGTTTTTTacctatcagctaaccacatcatatgttctAGCATTCAGTCAGTCGATGACACGGTCGATGATGTTGTATGTAGCATTGGTTGATGCGTGCAACATCTGAGCAGGGGAAAGGGACCTGAATCTACCAAGACTGCCACTGTTGGCTCTTCCACTGTTGGCTCTTCCACTGTTGGCCCTTCCACTGTTGGCCCTTCCACTGTTGGCCCTTCCACTGTTGGCTCTTCCACTGTTGGCTCTTCCACTGTTGGCTCTTCCACTGTTGGCCCTTCCACTGTTGGCTCTTCCACTGTTGGCTCTTCCACCGTTGGCTCTTCACTGTTGGCTCTTCCACTGTTGGCCCTTCCAATGTTGGCTCCTCCACTGTTGGCTCTTCCACTGTTGGCCCTTCCACTGTTGGCCCTTCCACTGTTGGCCCTTCCACTGTTGGCTCTTCCACTGTTGGCTCTTCCACTGTTGGCTCTTCCACTGTTGGCCCTTCACTGTTGGCTCTTCCACTGTTGGCTCTTCACTGTTGGCTCTTCCACTGTTGGCTCTTCCACTGTTGGCTCTTCCACTGTTGGCTCTTCCACTGTTGGCTCTTCCACTGTTGGCTCTTCCCAATACACACATAGAGCCTATAGAGCCTATTgccacctccaggctgtttataATGTAAATATATCTACACAGGGATGGAGACCAGATAAACATTTACAGACTACTCAACTAacctaaaaataataataataataatcaacacATTTTTTAATCGAGTAACAGACCTATGTATAAATAAACTAAACGGAACATACTGTATAGAACAAAATGTAATGTATACTgtcaaatatactgaacaaacagAATGgggggaaaacacacacaccacaatacacaccacctacacaacacacacacacacacagaccacctacaccaccacacacacacagccacctacaccacaacacacacacataccacctacaccacaacacacacacaccacctacaccacaacacacacacacacacacacacacacacacacacacacacacacacacacacacacacacacacacacacacagaccacctacaccacaacacacacacacacacacacacacacacacacacacacagaccacctaccccacaacacacacagaccacctacctcacaacgcacacacaccacctacaccacaacacacacacacacacacacacacacacacacacacacagaccacctaccccacaacacacacagaccacctaCCTCACAACGCACACAGACCACCtaccccacaacacacacaccacctaccccacaacacacacagaccaccaaccccacaacacacacagaccacctaccccacaacacacacagaccacctaCCCCACAACACACAGACCACCtaccccacaacacacacaccacctactCCACAACACACAGACcactaacacaacacacacaccacctacacaacacacacagactacctacaccacaacacacacagaccatcaacaccacaacacacacctacaccacaacacacacagacccacctacactacaacacacacagaccacctacacctacaccacaacacacacacacagacctacaccacaacacacacagaccacctacaccacaacacacacagaccacctacaccacaacacacacagacctacaccacaacacacacagaccacctacaccacaacacacacagaccacctacaccacaacacacacagacctacaccacaacacacacagaccacctacaccacaacacacacagacctacaccacaacacacacaaacctacaccacaacacacacagaccacctacaccacaacacacacagacctacaccacaacacacacagacctacaccacaacacacacagaccacctaCACCACATCACAAAGACTACATGTTCTATCTGAACCTTCTGTAACCTTGCACCTTGCTGAACAGGTTTCAGGTAGAAAGCTCCCCCAGAAAAATGTCTTCCCATTTCGGCATGTCTACGAGAATCAGACAGCCTCCCAAGACCTCGTGCTCTTGCTCCTATGTCTGGGTTTCTGAGACTAGTAAATCCAGCCAGTAGGCACCCTACCAGTCTCTCACTACATCCAGCCAGTAGGCCCCTACCAGTCTCTCACTACATCCAGCCAGTAGGCCCTACCAGTCTCTCACTACATCCAGCCAGTAGGCCCCTACCAGTCTCTCACTACATCCAGCCAGTAGGCCCCTACCAGTCTCTCACTACATCCAGCCAGTAGGCCCTACCAGTCTCTCACTACATCCAGCCAGTAGGCCCCTACCAGTCTCTCACTACATCCAGCCAGTAGGCCCTACCAGTCTCTCACTACATCCAGCCAGTAGGCCCCTACCAGTCTCTCACTACATCCAGCCAGTAGGCCCTACCAGTCTCTCACTACATCCAGCCAGTAGGCCCCTACCAGTCTCTCACTACATCCAGCCAGTAGGCCCTACCAGTCTCTCACTACATCCAGCCAGTAGGCCCTACCAGTCTCTCACTACATCCAGCCAGTAGGCCCTACCAGTCTCTCACCACATCCAGCCAGTAGGCCCCTACCAGTCTCTCACTACATCCAGCCAGTAGGCCCCTACCAGTCTCTCACTACATCCAGCCAGTAGGCCCCTACCAGTCTCTCACTACATCCAGCCAGTAGGCCCCTACCAGTCTCTCACTACATCCAGCCAGTAGGCCCTACCAGTCTCTCACTACATCCAGCCAGTAGGCCCCTACCAGTCTCTCGCTACATCCAGCCAGTAGGCCCTACCAGTCTCTCACTACATCCAGCCAGTAGGCCCCTACCAGTCTCTCACTACATCCAGCCAGTAGGCCCCTACCAGTCTCTCACTACATCCAGCCAGTAGGCCCCTACCAGTCTCTCGCTACATCCAGCCAGTAGGCCCTACCAGTCTCTCACTACATCCAGCCAGTAGGCCCCTACCAGTCTCTCGCTACATCCAGCCAGTAGGCCCTACCAGTCTCTCACTACATCCAGCCAGTAGGCCCCTACCAGTCTCTCACTACATCCAGCCAGTAGGCCCCTACCAGTCTCTCACTACATCCAGCCAGTAGGCCCCTACCAGTCTCTCACTACATCCAGCCAGTAGGCCTCTACCAGTCTCTCACTACATCCAGCCAGTAGGCCCCTACCAGTCTCTCACTACATACAGCCAGTAGGCCCCTACCAGTCTCTCACTACATCCAGCCAGTAGGCCCCTACCAGTCTCTCACTACATCCAGTCAGTAGGCCTCTACCAGTCTCTCACTACATCCAGCCAGTAGGCCCCTACCAGTCTCTCACTACATACAGCCAGTAGGCCCTACCAGTCTCTCACTACATCCAGCCAGTAGGCCCTACCAGTCTCTCACTACATCCAGCCAGTAGGCCCTACCAGTCTCTCACTACATCCAGCCAGTAGGCCCCTACCAGTCTCTCACTACATCCAGCCAGTAGGCCCTACCAGTCTCTCACTACATCCAGCCAGTAGGCCCTACCAGTCTCTCACTACATCCAGCCAGTAGGCCCCTACCAGTCTCTCACTACATCCAGCCAGTAGGCACCCTACCAGTCTCTCACTACATCCAGCCAGTAGGCCCCTACCAGTCTCTCACTACATCCAGCCAGTAGACCTCTACCAGTCTCTCACTACATCCAGCCAGTAGGCCCTACCAGTCTCTCACTACATCCAGCCAGTAGGCCCTACCAGTCTCTCACTACATCCAGCCAGTAGGCCCTACCAGTCTCTCACTACATCCAGCCAGTAGGACCCTACCAGTCTCTCACTACATCCAGCCAGTAGGCCCTACCAGTCTCTCACTACATCCAGCCAGTAGGCCCCTACCAGTCTCTCACTACATCCAGCCAGTAGGCCCCTACCAGTCTCTCACTACATCCAGCCAGTAGGCCCTACCAGTCTCTCACCACATCCAGCCAGTAGGCCCCTACCAGTCTCTCACTA
This genomic stretch from Salmo trutta chromosome 32, fSalTru1.1, whole genome shotgun sequence harbors:
- the LOC115171618 gene encoding homeobox protein NANOG-like → MAIQHWNYSKLRYIYIINSLEVAIGSIGSMCVLGRANSGRANSGRANSGRANSGRANSGRANSEEPTVEEPTVKGQQWKSQQWKSQQWKSQQWKGQQWKGQQWKGQQWKSQQWRSQHWKGQQWKSQQ